Within Astyanax mexicanus isolate ESR-SI-001 chromosome 2, AstMex3_surface, whole genome shotgun sequence, the genomic segment atcggGACAATCCCTAGATGTTATGAATGATGGAATGAAACTGTGAAACCCACCGTATGTAGTCACCGTTGGGATCAGTGCGGCGGCCGAAGCCCACTGGGCAGTAGCAGTGAAAGAACTGCTGGAAgaaggagctgcaggagagcCACATCCAGCTGCCTGCATTCACACTCCAGTCTGCATCCAGGAGCAGCTCCTCAAACACCTTGTGGAACAAGATTGCAGGTAATCAGAGCTGTATGATGTATAACTGTAAGGATACCAAGGACTGTGTTGTAGTGACACCTACTGGACAAAGCAAGTAACTACATCTACAAACTGACAGACTAAGAATcctaaaacataataatattatactGATATAATACTACAGCGAATCCATGTTCTACATGAACATTAAAGGCTTTATTACTAGTGTATGAAAGTAAAAACAGAGTATAGCTGTATATCTAGATAAATATGACCATCCTTAGttcatatagctctggaaaacattaaaagatcacttcagtttctgaatcagtttctccgattttgctatttataggtatatgtgtgagtaaaatgaacattgttgttttattctctaaactacggacaacattccttccaaattctaaataaaaatattgttatttagagcatttatttgcagaaaatgagaaatggctgaaataacaaaaaagatgcagagctttcagacctcaaataatgcaaagaaaatattttcatatttataattttgagaaatcaatatttggtggaataaccctggtggtttttaatcacagttttcatgcatcttggcatgttctcctccaccagtcttacacactacttttggatatttttaagcactcctggtgcaaatattcaagcatttcagcttggtttgatggcttggcaGCATCCATCTTGCTctaaattatattccagaggttttcaatttggttaaatcaaggaaaagcatcattaagtggtctcttatttttttctagagctgtatatctgtgATCCTGGTACCTTCATGCCCTCCTCCCAGCTGATCCACAGATCTCCCCGGGTGAGGAAGCAGGCCACGGCATGTCGGGCCAGGTGGTGGATCCAGCCTTCCTGCCTCAGCTGGGTCATGATGGCATCAATCCAGGGGAAGCCTGTCCTGCCCTCAGCCCATTTGGCCAGCGCCTCAGGGTTGCGATCCCAGGGCATCTGCACGCAGATGGGATTGCCCTCCATCTTGTCAAAGCGAGGATTGTTGGTGGCAGCTGTGTAGAAGAACTCTCTCCACAGCAGCTGCCCGTAGAGGGAGAGAGGAGGGGAGCTGTTCTTCTTCACCTGGAGGAAAGGAGCAGATGAGGACAGCTTAGATTAGTGTGACTCATATTCAGATTTTACTCAGTATCATGTTGGGTCTCATTCCCTTTGCATTTAAATGAATGACGTGTATAATATGCTAAAATCCATACCTTTCTGTACAGGTCAGTGAGCTTGAAGTAAAAGAGTCGACACGAGAGGCAGCCGAACCTCAGGTAGGGGCTGAGGCCAGTGGGACTGGCCAACAGGGAGTTTGCATTCATTCTGGGACGTTCAAAGTTGGCCACCCATGCCTGTGAAGTGACAGATTTGCATAAGTGACACTATGAACTCTTACATGTCTGATAAAATGGTGAATTGTGGTAAAACCTTTGAACACATCTTTTTATTTaatgggttttctttatttttatgactttttacattgtagattctcactaaaggcatcaaaactatgaatgaacacatgtggagttactgTATGTGCTTaacaaaaatgacctggcctccataGTCACCGgccctgaacccaatccagatggtttggggtgagctggaacacagagtgaagaaggaaaaggggcaacaagtgctaataaacacctcagggaactccttcctttcttcaagactgttggaaaaccatttcaggtggccacctcttaaagctcattgggagaatgatgccaagagtgtgcaaagcagtaatcagagcaaatggtggctattttgaagaaactagaatatcaatttatttttttagttatttcaccttttttgtgaagtacataaaactccacatgtgttcattcatagttttgatgccttcagtgagaatctacaatgaaaatagtcatgaaaataaagaaaacgcatagaaaaagagaaggtgtccaaacctttggcctgtactgtatgtagtacTTAAAAATAACTCAATCATTCTTTAGGTACTTCTATTATCTAAGCCCTTAGTGACTGAAAAAGTTCAGGTAGCATCATCTGAAAATTCAGTattcaagcagcactgctgataTTTCTTTTTAACACTTTGTGGGGGGAGGGCAGTTTCCCAAACAGAGATTAAGCATGTTGAGCTGGGAAACTGGCCTGTTTCGTGTTATATTAAGCTGAAGATGGCGTAAATTTTCCATGAATGGGTAACCGGCTTAGCTGTGGGTCAATTCAGGTTAAAGAGGTTAATGAATGAAGTTTTTTTTAACCTTTCTCTCCAGATGCCTCTCGAGGCGTGTGAGGGCTTCAGTCTCTCCTCCAGGCCACACAGCTGAAGACAACCCCTCTGTGTCAAAAcctgtaaaacacacaaacatcacaAAATCAAAGGGTTTTTTTAACAGAGTAAATACTCTAAATCAACAACAGaagggatgcacagaatatttggcaaccaaaaatatttttataattgtactTTGGGCTAATTAGGTAAATTTTAGGCTATAGAATGCATTGGTAATGCTTTACAATAAGGCTTGGAAATATAATTACTTATGAcactaataaacatttttaaatagtttaataatttcttaaattacattattaaacatgatgagggttgtaaataataatgaagacattttttttattgttatgattaataatgtcttcaATAGTATCAATaattaattagttgagacattctattgtaaattatgttaattaaatttTCCTTATTGCAACATCTTACCAATGTATTTAAAATGGCTAATTTAATGAAAAcctgtggaaaaaaaacattttcggtATTGGTACTCTGCATTTGGCCCAAATAATAATAACGTTTGGTGCATTCCTACTAAGCAGCACCACTGGAAACTACACAAACAACACATTCTCCCCCTAAAAAGTGTTCAATAACTACATGAActactaacacatgcctccttgatgaggggaaagagcaccatctacccaaccagagagagcaaggccaattaattgtgctctctcagggctctggcagctgatggcaagctgcatgactgggatttgaaccagcaatcttctgatcatagtggcagcgtttttagactgctggaccactcggtctCCTCTCTAAAATTCTACCAATTAGAATATCAAATCAAGACATTCACATATACTGTAGATTCATGTTCTTGTTCACTTGTGTGAAACACCTCTTTTACTCTTGTTCAATTTCTCTTCACACAATTACTTGGTTATCCCACACTAAACATCACTTGCAAGATGATGAGCACATCTGTACTTATGGGGTTTGGCTTTTAGGTAACTGCTGGAACTTGTAGTGGTGCGGAAACTGTGATCAGTCATCTTTATAATCATCATTTCCATGACCTCAGAGAGGAGAAGATCTGACCTAGTTCCCTACAGAAGACAGCACTATATATTTTTGCAATGCTTTCTTCAGATGAATGAGAAATGCATGTGTTTCTCTGCATCACTGCCCCAGGGACATATAGTAAGATGTTACATGCTCGACATGCTCGACAGGAAGCTGAGACTTTTTATGAATCAGTACACATTTGCTTAATAGCTTGTTTTAATCTTGGTGAAAAAAACTGTTCACACACTGCCACCCAAAAACCCAAATTTAGAGCGTATAATTCCTTGCAAATTGGCGCATTGGCTAATGTTAAGCCACAACAGAGCAAATCAATGGCTGGACCTCCTCACCTACACCTCTACAAACCTACAGGAATTAGTGCCCTCCAGTGTATTTTTATaattgcagacatcccaagttgcaaaagttgatttcagggaggttaatccccccaccccacccacctttatttgacaaaaattgacatttacaatatctcaaaaaaattgcacaacatcaaaaacatttcatatcatattacaataattattaatattgcctccgccatgatctgctttctctcactcactgaacaaatcccgtccgggaggggggaaaaacactgcccgcccacactaaaaactgattggctgtctcacagactctttgcagagaataggccaatcagaaccctctctgttttctctctctccttcccacacgcgattagagaaaaacagtctgtggcctgtgtgcgcgtttggggtgctcgttctgaattctgggagattatatgtgactcgcaggcatcagggagccactgccgaaatgcgggagactcccgcagcttcagggagacttggtttgtctgtaattGGTACTTGTGTATAATAATTTAAAGGTTATCCAATCGAGCAATCATTTCTAAAGAAGATTTCAGAGCCTTTATGTCAATTCAACCAAAGAGTGTAAGAGACCCACCAAGCTCCTCCAGGGAGGGCACCCCAAACTTCTCATCATGGTCATCAGACAGAGGTGTAGTGCAGGAGCCCATGACATCCGCTGTGATGGCCTCGGTCGGAGTTTCCACCGCCTCCATCTTACTGATGAGAGTCTGGAAGCGCTTGTAGGTGAGCGGAGACTGACCTCCATTGAGCTCTATGATCCTGAGAGAGTGAGAATCGAAGACAAAAAtaagagaggagaggaaagaCGAGAGTAGGAGTACATCAGTCATACAAACGTATTACTCATACAAACATCTACCAGTAGCTTAATTGTGTCAATTATGGCAGGGCAACCTCTCTTATCTAAGAGAAGAGAGTTAATAAGTGATGGTGTGAGGATGGTTTACATACTTGTCCAGATCGTAGAGCGTGTGGGAGATGCGCACCGTCACCTCCACGCCTGCCTCACTGGCCAGCTTCTTAATGGCTGCATCTCGCTCCTTCCCGAATGGCTCGGAGTCGTACTCATAAGACAGCCGAGTGATGTTCCACTCCTGAGTGCGGTTCAgaagaatatattttttatttatattttttaataagacAAAACTGACTGCAGGAGTCCTATTAATAATTTCCTAAAACAGCTGAGCTACCAGAATATAGTGCTAAAAACTATGTAGAATGCTGTTTAATTGTTTACCGTCATGAATGCAGAACACCACTTTTACTAGGTAATCTGCAAATGCACCATTtgacaaaactaaaaaaatctgacagactaaaaaaaatgtatttaaaagggggctaaactttaaaaaaaaaaaaaaaaagaaaagtttcccATTTTAACAGACTTTTATTAAACCTGGCAATTAATAGCCAGGTTGAATCATATGTATTTTAGCAGAAAATCAACAAAACTGTGCAAAACTCCAGCACTCTATTATCATAAATGCCAATTTCCACCACAGAAGAACGACTTTTGGCTCTTCAAAAAAGCTATATGAgggtaaataaattattttaaattgttaacAAGCTTTCCATTAACAGAAGGTTCTTTAGACCTTTAAAAATTTCTCCACATTTACACATCTCTACAACAAACACAGTTATTTACAGAACCAAAAGGGTCACTGATGATTGATGATGACTGACGATGACTGATTATtattccctccccttttttcttcttctacttcttaaTTTCCTTTACTTCTCTactttatttacttcatattttgtgtattaacttacaatgtaattaatttaacttaaaatgtaattaatttcaaTACAATGGGAAAGTGCCTAGTACAAGCCCTGCTGGCTGTTTTGTACTTTTCCTGCATTGTTGGtatgctttttttctttattatgttttaatgtaatGTGCATAAAAAAACAGGGGGTTTTCAATAACATCATTCATGGAACCATTTAATGCATCTCTATCTAAAGTGTAGATTAAATCATTCTTTCTGTTCAGTTAAACAGTTTAAGCAGACCTATGGGCTATTGTgcacaaaaaaacaattgtttaCCACTATGAGCTAATACAGTAGTTTGTCTAGATTAAGTTTTAATGCTATTAATAGCAACCTAAAAGAGGTAATCAGGATCTAAAAATTAAGTCTAATCTAAAAATGCTTTTAGGTTTTAATAATCTTAAGTGCTAAATTTCGGAAGTACCTTGAAGAGCCTGGGGAAGACATCAGTGGGCTGGCCCCGAATAACAAACAAACGAGAGTTGAGTTTGCGGAGGCTGGCGTCCAAATCCTCCAGACACTGCAGTAAAAACCTGTGGAACACGCAAAAAA encodes:
- the cry1a gene encoding cryptochrome circadian regulator 1a isoform X1 yields the protein MVVHTIHWFRKGLRLHDNPSLRESIQGADTVRCVYILDPWFAGSSNVGINRWRFLLQCLEDLDASLRKLNSRLFVIRGQPTDVFPRLFKEWNITRLSYEYDSEPFGKERDAAIKKLASEAGVEVTVRISHTLYDLDKIIELNGGQSPLTYKRFQTLISKMEAVETPTEAITADVMGSCTTPLSDDHDEKFGVPSLEELGFDTEGLSSAVWPGGETEALTRLERHLERKAWVANFERPRMNANSLLASPTGLSPYLRFGCLSCRLFYFKLTDLYRKVKKNSSPPLSLYGQLLWREFFYTAATNNPRFDKMEGNPICVQMPWDRNPEALAKWAEGRTGFPWIDAIMTQLRQEGWIHHLARHAVACFLTRGDLWISWEEGMKVFEELLLDADWSVNAGSWMWLSCSSFFQQFFHCYCPVGFGRRTDPNGDYIRRYLPILRGFPAKYIYDPWNAPESVQKAAKCVIGVHYPKPMVHHAEASRLNIERMKQIYQQLSCYRGLGLLATVPSNPNGNGENSSNMMGLPAAENTQEASASSGFQMPGNPQGEWHSGMMVYPQGDTQPSSSSSSTQQQGFSGSSSGMVCYRQETQQVPGPVIQQGRGLHSSTQTSGKRHSEESGPTTGSKVQRQCST
- the cry1a gene encoding cryptochrome circadian regulator 1a (The RefSeq protein has 5 substitutions, 1 non-frameshifting indel compared to this genomic sequence), producing MVVHTIHWFRKGLRLHDNPSLRESIQGADTVRCVYILDPWFAGSSNVGINRWRFLLQCLEDLDASLRKLNSRLFVIRGQPTDVFPRLFKEWNITRLSYEYDSEPFGKERDAAIKKLASEAGVEVTVRISHTLYDLDKIIELNGGQSPLTYKRFQTLISKMEAVETPTEAITADVMGSCTTPLSDDHDEKFGVPSLEELGFDTEGLSSAVWPGGETEALTRLERHLERKAWVANFERPRMNANSLLASPTGLSPYLRFGCLSCQLFYFKLTDLYRKVKKNSSPPLSLYGQLLWREFFYTAATNNPRFDKMEGNPICVQMPWDRNPEALAKWAEGRTGFPWIDAIMTQLRQEGWIHHLARHAVACFLTRGDLWISWEEGMKVFEELLLDADWSVNAGSWMWLSCSSFFQQFFHCYCPVGFGRRTDPNGDYIRRYLPILRGFPAKYIYDPWNAPESVKKAAKCVIGVHYPKPMVHHAEASRLNIERMKQIYQQLSCYRGLGLLATVPSNPNGNGENSSNMMGLPAAENTQEASASSGFQMPGNPQGEWHSGMMVYPQGDTQPSSSTQQQGFSGSSSGMVCYRQETQQVPGPVIQQGRGLHSSTQTSGKRHSEESGPITGSKLQRQCSP